One part of the Treponema sp. OMZ 787 genome encodes these proteins:
- the hprK gene encoding HPr(Ser) kinase/phosphatase, which yields MANISFSVLNLLELDLKKHDSLELTCVSGRMGLSNKIIEPNINRPGLALSGFFDSFANERVQLFGRGEYAYLATLTEKKDLSTIEKMFSFKIPCCLFSNGLKPPEEFLEISDKHNCPVLTSTLSSNELALRLLRILSNTFAPKISIHGVLVEVFGLGILIMGSSGVGKSETALELIERGHRLVADDVVEISCINGNTLVGRGANKIIGHHMEIRGLGIINIRRLYGIGAIREVKQIQLVAKLEEWDAEKVYDRLGTDQLTTEILDVRIPMLEIPVKPGRNVPIILETAAKNERLKSMGYFSAREFSRNVLRWIETDSARAPYYTDDDTY from the coding sequence ATGGCTAACATAAGCTTTTCGGTGCTCAACCTTTTGGAATTAGACCTTAAAAAACATGACTCCCTTGAATTGACCTGTGTATCGGGGAGAATGGGGCTTTCCAATAAGATTATCGAGCCTAATATAAACCGTCCGGGACTTGCCCTTTCAGGCTTTTTCGATTCATTTGCAAATGAAAGAGTACAGCTTTTCGGGCGGGGAGAATATGCATATCTTGCCACACTTACAGAAAAAAAAGACTTATCCACAATCGAAAAAATGTTTTCTTTTAAAATTCCGTGCTGCTTATTTTCAAACGGTTTAAAGCCGCCTGAGGAATTTTTAGAAATAAGCGACAAGCATAATTGCCCTGTTTTGACTTCAACCCTTTCATCAAATGAGCTGGCCTTACGCCTTTTACGAATCTTATCCAATACATTTGCACCTAAAATTTCAATACACGGGGTCTTGGTCGAGGTTTTCGGCCTCGGCATCCTCATCATGGGAAGCTCAGGCGTAGGAAAAAGCGAAACAGCTCTTGAATTAATCGAAAGGGGGCACCGCCTTGTAGCCGATGATGTAGTCGAGATTTCCTGTATAAACGGAAACACTCTGGTAGGCCGCGGAGCCAATAAGATTATAGGCCACCACATGGAAATAAGGGGTTTAGGAATTATAAACATACGCCGGCTTTACGGCATAGGGGCAATACGGGAGGTAAAGCAGATTCAGCTTGTTGCAAAACTTGAAGAATGGGATGCCGAAAAAGTTTATGACCGCTTGGGAACGGATCAACTTACAACCGAAATTCTTGATGTAAGGATTCCTATGCTGGAAATACCGGTCAAACCGGGAAGGAATGTGCCGATCATTTTGGAAACGGCAGCTAAAAATGAAAGACTCAAGAGTATGGGATATTTTTCTGCAAGAGAATTCAGCAGAAATGTGCTAAGATGGATCGAAACCGATTCTGCAAGAGCTCCCTACTACACTGATGATGATACATATTAA
- a CDS encoding HPF/RaiA family ribosome-associated protein, which translates to MNINIQAVKFTMDEDQKNYLDQKFKRIEYADNLITDIQCFIKLDKKFIYDTTINFRWGGTAHVSTENYEFEAGVNKMMDIADQKVKKEKDKVQEKK; encoded by the coding sequence ATGAACATTAACATTCAAGCAGTAAAATTTACGATGGACGAGGATCAAAAAAACTATCTTGATCAAAAGTTTAAAAGAATTGAATATGCGGATAATCTTATTACCGACATTCAGTGCTTTATCAAACTGGATAAAAAGTTTATCTACGACACAACAATTAACTTTAGGTGGGGGGGCACGGCTCATGTTTCAACAGAAAACTATGAGTTTGAAGCCGGTGTCAACAAAATGATGGACATAGCCGACCAAAAAGTCAAAAAAGAAAAGGACAAGGTTCAAGAAAAGAAATAA
- a CDS encoding M23 family metallopeptidase has protein sequence MYKKNILRLLFFILFSFSCFAEDVVHTIEKGDTLYSISKKYNTPIDLILKKNNLSDPSKIKIGQKLIIPLGTSEKNNAKTKSDDYISHTVQKGDTLYALAKKFGIKFSDILKLNSLNEKTPLKIGQILKIPKDKAQEQKTDSAQTDKKDRTSITKPAQDKSSQAVKPSTSTKQADSKLLWPVPASKVSYLSGKITGVVIDSVKGQAVKAVSSGKVVSTGPHRGFGQVVFVQSKTKHIYVYGGMEKVIVKKGDTIAVGQKLGELGVELFTGKARFYFMVYDKNKPIDPAKAPRGL, from the coding sequence ATGTATAAAAAAAACATATTACGGCTTTTATTTTTTATTCTATTCTCTTTTTCATGTTTTGCCGAAGATGTAGTCCATACAATCGAAAAGGGCGACACCCTCTATTCTATAAGCAAAAAATATAATACGCCCATAGATCTTATTCTTAAAAAAAACAACTTAAGCGATCCTTCAAAGATAAAGATAGGCCAAAAACTGATAATTCCATTAGGAACGTCAGAAAAAAACAATGCTAAAACTAAATCTGACGATTATATTTCCCATACGGTACAAAAAGGAGACACCCTTTATGCCTTGGCAAAAAAATTCGGCATTAAGTTTTCGGATATCCTTAAACTAAACAGCCTTAACGAAAAAACACCCTTAAAAATAGGCCAAATTTTAAAAATTCCTAAAGATAAAGCCCAAGAACAGAAGACCGATTCGGCCCAAACCGATAAGAAAGACAGGACTTCAATTACAAAGCCGGCTCAGGATAAGAGTTCCCAAGCCGTAAAACCGAGCACTTCTACAAAGCAAGCCGATTCCAAGCTCCTTTGGCCCGTTCCTGCCTCAAAGGTATCCTACCTTTCAGGGAAAATTACCGGAGTCGTTATAGATTCGGTAAAAGGACAGGCGGTAAAGGCCGTAAGTTCAGGTAAGGTCGTATCTACAGGCCCTCATCGAGGATTCGGGCAGGTCGTTTTTGTTCAATCTAAGACAAAACATATCTATGTTTACGGCGGAATGGAGAAGGTCATAGTAAAAAAAGGCGACACTATAGCTGTAGGCCAAAAATTGGGCGAGCTGGGTGTGGAGTTGTTTACAGGCAAGGCCAGGTTCTACTTTATGGTCTACGATAAAAATAAGCCCATTGATCCTGCAAAGGCCCCCCGCGGTCTTTAA
- a CDS encoding cyclic nucleotide-binding domain-containing protein translates to MNKVEMDREIFFQEIKQTAIFSCIEDSDLMQIIDFSEIISYERGESIITEGTENKGFFVLLSGKLEIVKNGKWGDVKIGILQNNASFGETSLFKDQPATATVNALDPSTILLISKEQFTAYINAHPKAGNVILTYIVFSLLQKLNTTNEERVQEKNLEFSPEDLAFMVDMFAPPKEA, encoded by the coding sequence ATGAACAAGGTAGAAATGGATAGGGAGATTTTTTTTCAAGAAATAAAACAAACCGCTATTTTTTCGTGCATTGAAGATTCCGATTTGATGCAGATAATCGATTTTTCCGAGATTATTTCTTATGAGCGAGGCGAAAGCATTATTACCGAGGGCACCGAAAACAAGGGCTTTTTTGTATTGTTAAGCGGAAAACTTGAAATAGTAAAAAACGGAAAATGGGGAGATGTTAAAATCGGCATTTTACAAAACAATGCAAGTTTCGGCGAAACATCCCTCTTTAAAGATCAGCCTGCAACAGCCACCGTAAACGCCTTGGATCCTTCTACAATTCTTCTCATTTCAAAAGAACAATTTACGGCATATATAAATGCCCATCCAAAGGCAGGAAACGTTATTCTAACCTACATAGTTTTTAGTTTATTGCAAAAACTCAATACTACAAACGAAGAAAGGGTACAGGAAAAGAATCTTGAATTCTCTCCGGAAGATTTAGCCTTTATGGTTGATATGTTTGCTCCTCCAAAAGAGGCTTAA
- a CDS encoding HD family hydrolase, with the protein MIFTTKTVLKLFEAFSIQRWNDLIRPFEIVEMDKTAEKTFLAYIIGKYEEKKGKKIDWDRIIDGSVFDILRKIALCDIKAPVQRKIRKEYPEEYKKINEWIFEKYNDLFPDGEFKSKFHSYLFEEPDDDDLTWKVSRAAHKYSTIREFEMLKPVNEAFRLTKIDGLLKEEICEFMDLTGIQLLLTNQNPHKFITEIEKLRFQVRWNQTPRVPQTTVLGHSFYVAALTLLMCYDLNINRERRYNNFFSALFHDLPEAVTRDIISPVKQATDHLPAVVKEIEERIVKDELLPLMDESFIDEIMYYISDEFENRVIADKKVKIVSFEELSQKYSDKKFKATDGRLVRVADQIAAFVEAESSIKYGITSKHLEEGRKNILGAYPVGTKINNLSTDVFFNAYR; encoded by the coding sequence ATGATTTTTACTACAAAGACGGTTTTAAAATTATTTGAAGCTTTCTCTATCCAAAGGTGGAACGATCTTATCCGCCCCTTTGAAATAGTCGAAATGGATAAAACGGCCGAGAAAACATTTTTAGCCTACATAATCGGAAAATACGAAGAAAAAAAAGGAAAAAAAATCGACTGGGATAGGATAATCGACGGTTCCGTATTCGATATATTAAGAAAGATAGCCCTTTGCGACATCAAGGCTCCGGTACAAAGAAAGATCCGAAAAGAATACCCTGAAGAATATAAAAAAATAAACGAGTGGATCTTCGAAAAATATAATGACCTTTTTCCCGACGGAGAATTTAAGAGCAAGTTTCATTCCTATCTTTTTGAAGAGCCGGATGATGATGACCTAACATGGAAGGTTTCACGGGCAGCTCATAAATATTCTACAATAAGGGAATTCGAAATGCTAAAACCCGTAAACGAAGCCTTCCGCCTGACAAAGATTGACGGACTTTTAAAGGAAGAAATCTGCGAGTTTATGGATTTAACCGGCATTCAGCTTTTGCTTACAAATCAAAATCCTCATAAATTTATAACCGAAATCGAAAAACTTAGGTTTCAGGTAAGATGGAATCAAACGCCCAGGGTTCCGCAAACGACGGTATTGGGCCATTCCTTTTATGTAGCAGCCCTAACCCTCCTAATGTGCTATGACTTAAACATAAATCGGGAAAGAAGATACAACAACTTTTTTTCGGCCCTATTTCACGACCTGCCGGAAGCGGTTACAAGAGATATTATTTCACCTGTAAAACAGGCAACGGATCACCTCCCGGCCGTCGTAAAAGAAATTGAAGAGCGTATTGTCAAGGATGAGCTTTTACCCCTAATGGATGAATCTTTTATAGATGAGATTATGTATTATATTTCGGATGAATTTGAAAACAGGGTTATTGCGGACAAAAAAGTAAAAATAGTAAGTTTTGAAGAATTGTCTCAAAAATATTCCGATAAGAAATTTAAGGCAACTGACGGCCGCTTGGTAAGAGTTGCCGACCAGATTGCAGCCTTTGTCGAGGCTGAAAGCTCGATCAAATACGGCATTACCTCCAAGCATTTGGAAGAAGGCCGCAAAAACATACTGGGGGCTTACCCCGTGGGGACAAAGATAAATAATTTAAGCACGGATGTGTTTTTTAACGCATACCGATAA
- the recN gene encoding DNA repair protein RecN, which translates to MLENISVKNIALIDSLFVEFENGLNVLSGETGAGKSILIGSLTLLLGGKTSTDLIRSGTDEAVVSGSFFIGNEHSEALKWLGEHGIEPEDNRILIRRNLKQNGRSNAWIQSTPVTRSELEDFTSLLVDIHGQHDHQSLFRIAEHRRFLDSFAGINNEVKMFTSLYAELAEKRTELEGLNISEKELAEKQELLQFAVDEINKAKLKEDEKEELETEEKKLSQFEKLFESLNTASQLFSDEAGIISLTKKAMHHLETAKNCDEGLEELSKRLETGYYELDDISSSIDSYLSKLTFNPERIEQVQERLSLIYKLTKKYGATIKDVLDYAQSAEEQLEGLTKREEGKADLENAIGILESKILKLGRALSEKRKAASSKLQKDVEDVLSYLGMPKTKFQVRVDTRIPEGNRLSANPYGFDDIEFMISPNAGEPLRPLAKIASGGELSRVMLALKTVLSAGDEADTLIFDEIDTGIGGEVAVNVASHMKKLSKKKQILCITHLAVIASHADNHIKIEKNTIGQTTKTSAAAVSGKARLEEIARMLAGDELSEASLRHAEELLLKYVR; encoded by the coding sequence ATGCTTGAAAATATATCGGTAAAAAACATAGCTTTAATAGACAGCCTCTTTGTAGAATTTGAAAACGGCTTAAACGTTTTAAGCGGTGAAACGGGTGCGGGTAAGTCGATATTGATCGGCTCCTTAACCCTCTTACTTGGCGGAAAAACATCTACCGACCTTATCCGCTCAGGTACAGATGAGGCCGTAGTATCGGGAAGTTTTTTTATCGGAAATGAACACAGCGAGGCCTTAAAATGGCTCGGCGAGCACGGAATCGAACCTGAAGATAACCGCATCCTTATCCGCAGAAATTTAAAGCAAAACGGCCGATCCAATGCGTGGATTCAAAGCACACCGGTAACAAGGAGCGAACTTGAAGACTTTACCTCCCTTTTGGTGGATATACACGGTCAGCATGACCATCAATCTCTTTTTAGAATTGCAGAACACCGCCGTTTTTTGGACAGCTTTGCAGGCATAAACAATGAGGTTAAAATGTTCACCTCTCTTTATGCAGAACTTGCCGAAAAAAGAACCGAACTTGAGGGCTTAAATATTTCAGAAAAAGAACTTGCCGAAAAGCAGGAACTTTTACAGTTTGCCGTCGATGAAATAAACAAGGCAAAACTAAAGGAAGATGAAAAAGAAGAACTTGAAACGGAGGAAAAAAAATTAAGCCAGTTTGAAAAACTTTTTGAATCCCTAAATACGGCATCCCAACTTTTTTCCGATGAAGCAGGAATTATCAGCCTTACAAAAAAGGCAATGCATCATCTTGAAACTGCAAAAAATTGTGATGAAGGCCTTGAAGAACTTTCAAAAAGGCTTGAAACAGGATATTACGAACTGGATGATATAAGCTCCTCAATAGATTCCTATCTTTCAAAGCTGACATTTAATCCCGAAAGGATTGAGCAAGTGCAAGAAAGGCTTTCTTTAATATACAAGCTGACAAAAAAATACGGGGCAACAATAAAGGATGTCTTAGACTATGCCCAAAGTGCAGAAGAGCAGCTTGAAGGGCTTACCAAGCGGGAGGAAGGAAAGGCCGATCTTGAAAATGCCATAGGCATCTTGGAGTCAAAAATCTTAAAACTTGGAAGGGCCTTATCCGAAAAACGCAAGGCAGCTTCTTCCAAACTTCAAAAAGATGTTGAAGATGTCCTTTCATATTTGGGAATGCCTAAAACAAAGTTTCAGGTGCGGGTAGATACTAGGATTCCTGAAGGGAACAGACTCTCGGCAAATCCTTACGGCTTTGACGATATAGAATTTATGATAAGCCCCAACGCAGGGGAACCTTTAAGACCTCTTGCAAAAATTGCATCCGGCGGCGAGCTTTCCCGCGTTATGCTGGCCTTAAAAACCGTTTTATCCGCAGGGGACGAAGCGGACACCTTGATATTCGACGAAATTGATACCGGCATCGGCGGAGAAGTTGCAGTAAATGTAGCTTCCCACATGAAAAAGCTGTCGAAAAAAAAGCAAATTCTTTGCATTACGCATCTTGCGGTAATAGCTTCTCATGCCGATAATCACATAAAGATAGAAAAGAATACGATAGGACAAACTACCAAAACCTCGGCGGCAGCTGTTTCAGGCAAGGCCAGACTTGAAGAAATAGCTAGAATGCTGGCGGGAGACGAATTAAGCGAGGCTTCTCTCAGACATGCTGAAGAGCTTCTATTAAAATATGTCCGATAG
- a CDS encoding hemerythrin family protein, whose protein sequence is MSEIIGFEWEDSLSVGYNTIDLHHKKLLLIMGQFKSLFELSHEEYKLKIGKIIKSLSDYTAYHFTEEEKIMQEYGYPDLKEHASIHNSFIKKIQEAIVPLASGNIETGRQFYDFLGKWLVEHIAVTDHKWSEYIHKEHPEAQF, encoded by the coding sequence ATGAGTGAGATTATAGGTTTTGAGTGGGAAGACTCATTAAGCGTAGGTTATAATACAATAGATTTGCATCATAAAAAACTTTTATTGATAATGGGACAGTTTAAATCCTTATTTGAGCTTTCCCATGAAGAATATAAACTTAAAATAGGGAAGATAATAAAGAGTCTATCCGATTATACGGCTTACCATTTTACCGAAGAAGAAAAAATTATGCAGGAATACGGATATCCCGATTTAAAAGAACACGCCTCTATCCATAATTCTTTTATAAAAAAAATACAGGAGGCTATTGTTCCGCTGGCTTCGGGCAATATCGAAACAGGCCGCCAATTCTATGACTTTTTAGGTAAGTGGCTGGTTGAACACATAGCTGTAACCGATCATAAATGGTCGGAATATATACATAAAGAACACCCCGAAGCCCAATTTTAA
- the tkt gene encoding transketolase has product MNNALEAIALSIRSLSMDAIEKANSGHPGLPLGAAELGAALYAKILRHNPKNPDWKDRDRFVLSAGHGSMLLYSALHISGYDVSIDDIKSFRQLGSKCPGHPEYGDTPGVETTTGPLGQGISTAVGMAVAEKMLAARFNTNEHKIVNHYTYALVGEGCLMEGVSSESSSLAGHLKLGKLIVYYDENKITIDGSTDLTFTENIEERYKAYGWQVLRGSMYSFEDIERLTLEAKKDERPTLIILKSVIGQGAPTVAGKNKAHGAPLGKDGLAEAKKNLGLEGKGDFYVAEEAYAFFKKRNEELAQAEAEWNKTFEAWSKANPEKRKEWDLSFAQGGADEALVKSVKLPEFKKDEAIATRAASKKALNEFAKALPNLVGGSADLEGPNAVGLEGISAFSPENPSGRYLYFGIREFAMGTITNGIQLHGGFRAFCATFLVFADYLRPALRLAALMKLPSIYVFTHDSIFVGEDGPTHQPIELLASLRAIPNVLVLRPADAEEAGEAWKEALLHKDGPVCLILSRQNLPVLEKADLFWRESVKNGAYIVKDVEASACGCSLGKPERTPDITVLATGSEVSMAVKAASLVKDKKVRVVSVLSKERFETSPKDFKHSVLGGCKKHIRVVTAEAGVAQGWEGWTGCKHDNFSIERFGTSAPGGKVAEHLGFTAENLAKLIEKK; this is encoded by the coding sequence ATGAACAATGCACTTGAAGCTATAGCTCTTTCTATCAGAAGTCTTTCGATGGACGCAATCGAAAAGGCAAATTCCGGTCATCCGGGGCTCCCTCTTGGGGCTGCCGAGTTGGGAGCCGCCCTTTATGCTAAAATTTTAAGACATAACCCTAAAAATCCGGATTGGAAGGATAGGGACCGCTTTGTGCTTTCTGCAGGCCACGGCTCGATGCTCTTGTATTCGGCCCTGCATATTTCAGGCTATGATGTTTCGATTGACGATATAAAGAGTTTTAGACAGCTCGGCTCCAAGTGTCCCGGGCATCCCGAATACGGCGACACTCCCGGAGTTGAAACTACCACGGGCCCCTTGGGGCAGGGTATTTCGACGGCTGTCGGCATGGCTGTTGCCGAAAAGATGCTTGCAGCCCGATTTAATACAAACGAACACAAAATAGTGAATCACTACACCTATGCCTTAGTCGGTGAAGGCTGTTTGATGGAAGGCGTATCTTCAGAAAGCTCCAGCTTGGCCGGCCACCTAAAATTAGGAAAACTCATAGTTTACTATGACGAAAATAAGATTACGATAGACGGTTCTACCGATCTCACATTTACCGAAAACATCGAAGAAAGATACAAGGCCTACGGCTGGCAGGTATTGAGGGGTTCAATGTATTCATTTGAAGATATTGAGCGGCTCACTCTTGAGGCCAAGAAGGATGAAAGACCTACCCTCATCATCCTAAAGTCGGTTATAGGGCAGGGGGCTCCGACCGTTGCAGGTAAAAACAAGGCCCACGGCGCTCCTCTCGGCAAAGACGGCCTTGCCGAAGCCAAGAAAAATCTCGGCCTCGAAGGCAAGGGAGACTTTTATGTTGCGGAAGAAGCCTATGCCTTCTTTAAAAAGAGAAACGAGGAATTAGCCCAAGCCGAGGCCGAATGGAACAAAACCTTTGAGGCTTGGTCAAAGGCCAATCCCGAAAAACGAAAAGAATGGGATCTTTCCTTTGCCCAAGGCGGAGCCGACGAAGCCCTTGTAAAATCGGTAAAGCTCCCCGAATTTAAAAAGGATGAGGCAATTGCAACCAGAGCTGCCTCAAAAAAGGCCTTAAACGAGTTTGCAAAAGCTCTTCCCAACCTTGTAGGAGGTTCTGCCGATTTGGAAGGCCCCAATGCCGTAGGCTTGGAAGGCATTTCTGCCTTTTCGCCTGAAAATCCATCGGGCCGCTACCTTTATTTCGGTATCAGGGAATTTGCAATGGGTACAATTACAAACGGAATCCAGCTTCACGGCGGGTTTAGGGCCTTTTGTGCGACCTTCTTGGTCTTTGCAGATTATTTAAGACCGGCTCTCCGTCTTGCAGCCTTGATGAAGCTTCCTTCGATCTATGTTTTTACCCATGACTCAATCTTTGTAGGGGAGGACGGCCCGACTCATCAGCCGATAGAGCTTTTAGCCTCCTTGAGAGCTATCCCGAATGTGCTTGTTTTACGTCCCGCCGATGCGGAAGAAGCCGGAGAAGCATGGAAAGAGGCTCTCTTACACAAGGACGGCCCCGTATGCCTCATCCTAAGCCGCCAAAATTTACCTGTCTTGGAAAAGGCCGATCTTTTTTGGAGGGAGTCGGTTAAAAACGGTGCATACATTGTAAAGGATGTTGAAGCTTCTGCCTGCGGCTGTAGCCTGGGTAAGCCTGAGAGGACTCCCGACATAACTGTTTTGGCTACCGGTTCCGAGGTCAGCATGGCAGTAAAGGCTGCAAGCCTTGTAAAGGATAAAAAGGTCAGAGTTGTCTCAGTTTTATCGAAAGAAAGATTTGAAACTTCTCCTAAGGACTTTAAACATTCCGTTTTGGGCGGATGTAAAAAGCATATCCGCGTTGTTACTGCCGAAGCCGGAGTTGCCCAAGGGTGGGAAGGCTGGACAGGCTGCAAGCACGACAATTTTTCGATTGAACGCTTCGGCACCTCAGCTCCCGGCGGAAAGGTTGCAGAACACCTGGGCTTTACGGCAGAAAACCTGGCGAAGCTGATAGAAAAGAAGTAA
- the lepB gene encoding signal peptidase I: protein MPKNHKRKFFCLVCFIFFLIFLKTFIVDIKRVSGTSMEPSLKNGDYVLVFKAAYGVKHPFKNRYVLRRAMPKVEDIIVYRKDGRFTVKRCLGIPQEPIEFSKKLGYNGFYDYSMKVSGKDIPLTAVQFANLGGMLRGVSSMKEVYRIPAGTVLAVGDNLDASWDSRDYGFVLVDGIYGKVVVWEK from the coding sequence GTGCCTAAAAATCATAAGAGAAAATTCTTTTGTCTTGTTTGCTTTATATTTTTTCTTATTTTTCTCAAAACTTTTATAGTTGATATAAAGCGTGTTTCGGGCACTTCTATGGAGCCTTCTTTAAAGAACGGGGATTATGTACTTGTCTTTAAGGCTGCCTACGGCGTAAAACATCCCTTCAAAAACAGGTATGTTTTACGCCGTGCAATGCCTAAAGTTGAAGATATAATCGTCTACCGAAAAGACGGCCGTTTTACCGTAAAAAGATGCTTAGGTATTCCGCAAGAACCTATAGAATTTTCTAAAAAATTAGGGTACAATGGCTTTTACGATTATTCGATGAAGGTTTCCGGAAAAGATATACCCTTGACGGCTGTTCAATTTGCTAATTTGGGCGGAATGCTCCGGGGCGTGTCTTCCATGAAGGAGGTCTATCGTATTCCTGCCGGAACAGTTTTGGCCGTTGGGGATAATTTGGATGCTTCATGGGATTCAAGAGATTACGGCTTTGTCCTCGTTGACGGTATTTACGGTAAGGTTGTTGTATGGGAGAAGTAG
- a CDS encoding penicillin-binding protein: MGEVDSFIPKGRFLVFIGLLILFTGLLILQFARYMIMKEPIVLKPKIVTERGTIYDRNKKILAVQTTVYNLYADKTLMKNPADAAKALAPVLMQNESVLLEKIQDSKSNFLYLKKRMSESERDLVKTVIEENKLSGIRFESVFNRTYPENTLASTVVGFLGDDGRGKTGIEYSLQNILSPPPETKGYTGKGYDVYLSIDGNIQYMLEKLISKTMEETKAESAVFLAADAKTGEILAYVNSPSASLANFIESTPAQRLDRPANYVYEPGSVFKIFSMAAFLELGSTKDGQTYDCNALFEFNRPNVRPITCLKTHGRVSPRDVIRLSCNDATAQIADITEKNAFYEKIKLFGFGSKTNIELPGESAGLLAAPQNWSIRTKHTIAMGQEIGVSALQLVEAATAFTNGGSTIRLSLISKVADKEENIVYLHKPSVVNKVISEKNADLLLSYMTTGSIEGIAWRASINGVPIAVKTGTAQMANEKGGGYSKTDFISSCIGIFPADDPKIILYTAVIKPVGQIYGSVVAAPVISEASNEIIDYLGLARENAPTVEHTGRIPISENKPVVLKDKMPDLTGVPKKLLLELLLQKDFAVKITGDGYVTSQTPPPGTPLKKGMKIELNLE; this comes from the coding sequence ATGGGAGAAGTAGATAGTTTTATTCCTAAAGGCAGATTTTTGGTTTTTATAGGTTTATTAATATTATTCACCGGTTTGCTTATACTCCAATTTGCAAGGTATATGATAATGAAAGAACCTATAGTTCTTAAGCCCAAAATTGTAACCGAACGCGGTACTATATATGACAGAAATAAAAAAATCCTTGCAGTGCAAACGACAGTCTACAATCTATATGCCGATAAAACCCTTATGAAAAATCCTGCCGATGCCGCGAAGGCCCTTGCTCCGGTTTTAATGCAAAACGAGTCTGTGCTCTTGGAAAAAATTCAAGATTCAAAATCCAATTTTTTATATTTAAAAAAAAGAATGAGCGAAAGCGAAAGAGATTTGGTTAAGACCGTTATAGAAGAAAACAAATTAAGCGGTATCCGGTTTGAGTCCGTATTTAACCGAACCTATCCCGAAAACACCTTAGCCTCAACTGTTGTCGGTTTTTTAGGCGATGACGGCAGGGGCAAAACCGGTATAGAATACTCCCTTCAAAATATCCTCTCTCCTCCGCCTGAAACGAAGGGATATACTGGTAAGGGCTACGATGTTTATTTGAGCATAGACGGAAACATTCAGTATATGCTCGAAAAGCTTATCTCGAAAACGATGGAAGAGACAAAGGCGGAATCTGCTGTTTTTCTTGCAGCGGATGCAAAGACAGGGGAAATTCTTGCCTATGTTAATTCTCCATCTGCTTCTCTTGCAAACTTTATTGAAAGCACGCCCGCACAAAGACTTGATCGTCCTGCAAACTATGTTTATGAGCCGGGATCTGTTTTTAAGATATTTTCAATGGCTGCTTTTTTGGAATTAGGATCTACCAAGGACGGACAAACCTATGACTGCAACGCCCTTTTTGAATTTAACAGGCCGAATGTAAGACCGATAACCTGTTTAAAAACTCACGGAAGGGTAAGCCCAAGGGATGTAATCCGCCTTTCGTGTAATGATGCAACAGCACAAATTGCCGATATTACCGAAAAAAATGCCTTTTATGAAAAGATTAAGCTTTTCGGTTTCGGCTCTAAGACCAATATAGAACTTCCTGGAGAGTCGGCCGGGCTTCTAGCAGCTCCTCAAAACTGGTCTATCCGTACAAAACACACAATTGCCATGGGGCAGGAAATAGGAGTATCTGCCCTCCAGCTGGTTGAAGCCGCAACAGCCTTTACCAATGGCGGTTCCACTATTCGGCTTTCTCTTATTTCGAAAGTTGCCGACAAGGAAGAAAACATTGTCTATCTTCATAAGCCCTCCGTTGTTAACAAGGTTATATCAGAAAAAAATGCCGATCTTCTTTTAAGTTATATGACAACAGGCTCCATAGAAGGAATAGCTTGGAGGGCTTCGATTAACGGTGTACCCATTGCCGTAAAAACCGGAACTGCACAAATGGCAAACGAAAAGGGAGGCGGTTACAGTAAAACCGATTTTATTTCAAGCTGTATAGGAATTTTTCCGGCTGATGATCCTAAGATTATTTTATATACGGCCGTCATAAAACCTGTGGGACAGATCTACGGCTCCGTTGTTGCCGCTCCCGTAATTTCCGAGGCCTCGAACGAGATTATAGACTATCTTGGTCTTGCAAGGGAAAACGCTCCTACGGTTGAGCACACGGGCAGGATTCCCATAAGCGAAAATAAGCCTGTCGTCTTAAAAGATAAGATGCCCGACTTAACGGGAGTTCCTAAAAAGCTTTTACTTGAGCTTCTTTTACAAAAAGACTTTGCGGTCAAGATTACGGGCGACGGATATGTGACTTCTCAAACGCCTCCGCCCGGAACACCTCTTAAAAAAGGAATGAAAATTGAGCTCAATCTCGAATAA